The Sulfuriferula thiophila genome includes the window TTTAAGTGCAAGAATGTCATGTGGATCTGCCGGGCCATCAACGATCAACTCGCCTTTGTTCACAACCTGACCATCATGTGCAGTAACGTGTTTTTCCTTTGGTATCAGGTATTCATGCGCCATACCATCCAAATCGGTAATGACAAGACGCTGCTTACCCTTAGTATCTTTACCAAACGATACCGTACCGGTTACCGGTGCCAATACGCCGGCATCTTTCGGTGATCGCGCTTCAAACAATTCAGCCACACGCGGCAGACCTCCGGTAATATCGCGAGTTTTGGATGTTTCCTGCGGAATACGCGCCAGCACTTCGCCAACACCAACGTCCTGACCATCCTTGACTGTGATAATCGAACCGATCTGGAAGGTAATGTTAACTGACATCTCAGTCGCGGTTACCTTGATTTCCATACCGTTCTCGTCCAGCAGTTTAACTTGCGGACGTAATCCCTTACTTGCAGCGCCTACGCGACGCTTAGGATCAATAACCACCAGCGTAGACAAACCTGTCACATCATCAATCTGCTTAGCGACAGTAGAACCTTCTTCTACGTTCTCAAAGCGTACACGACCAGCATACTCGGTAATAATCGGGCGAGTGTGCGGATCCCACATAGCCATGACCTGACCAGCTTTAATCTTATCGCCATCTTTAACCGTCAAGGTCGCACCGTAAGGTACTTTATGACGCTCACGTTCACGGCCATTGTCACCCATGATGACAATCTCGCCACTACGAGCAATAGCAATTGCTTCGCCCTTAGCGCTAGTTACGTAGCGCATCGCTGGACTGAATGTTGCTACACCGGCTGATTTAGATTCAAGCTGACTTGCAGCTGCAGAACGGGATGCCGCACCACCGATGTGGAATGTACGCATCGTCAGCTGGGTACCCGGCTCACCAATGGATTGCGCTGCGATAACACCAACAGCCTCACCCACATTCACCAGATATCCGCGACCCAAGTCACGACCGTAGCATTTTGCGCACAAGCCGTAGCGTGTATCGCAAGTCAATGCAGTTCTAACTTTTACTTCGTCGATATCAAGCGCTTCAATTTGCTCGACCATATCTTCATCGAGCATTACACCCGCTTCAATAACAGTCTCGCCAGTTTCAGGATGAATAACGTCCAGAGCAGTAACGCGGCCCAGCACTCGTTCGCGCAATGGTTCAATAACTTCACCACCTTCGACCAAGGCTTTCAGTACCAGACCTTCGCGAGTGCCGCAATCATCTTCAATTACTACCAGATCCTGCGTCACATCGACCAGACGACGTGTCAGGTAACCTGAGTTAGCTGTCTTAAGCGCTGTATCAGCCAAGCCTTTACGCGCACCGTGGGTGGAGATAAAGTACTGCAGAACGTTCAAACCTTCACGGAAGTTAGCTGTAATCGGCGTTTCAATAATCGATCCGTCCGGTTTTGCCATCAATCCACGCATACCGGCCAACTGTCTGATCTGCGCTGCAGAACCACGCGCACCGGAGTCTGCCATCATGTAAATTGCGTTAAATGATTCCTGCGTAGTCTCAACACCGTCACGCGTTACAACGGGTTCACTACCCAACTGCGTCATCATGGCCTTAGCCACCTGATCACCGGCACGACCCCAGATATCAACTACCTTGTTGTAACGCTCGCCTTGAGTAACCAGACCTGAAGTATATTGCGCCTCGATCTCTTGCACTTCTTTCTCTGACGCACTGATGATGTCTTGTTTCTGAGTCGGTATTAACATGTCATCAACACAAATCGACATACCGCCACGAGTTGCATAAGTAAAGCCGGTGTACATCAATTTATCAGCGAGAATGACTGTTTGACGCAAGCCGCAACGACGGAAACTCACGTTGATCAGTTTGGATATCTCTTTCTTCTTCAGAATTTTGTTTACATGCGTAAATGACAAGCCGATTGGAAGAATTTCTGATAACAAAGCGCGACCGATAGTGGTTTCATAGCGAGTCAGCTTCTCTGCACGCTCACCTTGCTCATCGTAATACGCTTCTTTGATACGTACTGTTACCTTGGCATTCAATTCAACTTGACGCGATTCATAAGCACGCGACACTTCATCGACGTTGGCAAACATCATGCCCTCGCCCAGCGCGTTAACTCTTTCGCGAGTCATGTAATACAGACCAAGCACGATATCTTGTGACGGAACAATAATTGGCTCGCCGTTTGCAGGAGATAGCACATTGTTCGACGCCAACATCAGCGTACGCGCTTCCATTTGCGCCTCCAGTGACAGAGGAACGTGAACCGCCATCTGATCACCGTCGAAGTCGGCGTTAAATGCCGCACAGACAAGTGGGTGCAACTGGATAGCCTTACCCTCGATCAGGATAGGTTCAAATGCCTGGATACCAAGACGATGCAGCGTAGGCGCACGGTTAAGCATAACCGGGTGCTCGCGAATCACATCTTCAAGAATATCCCAGACTACTGGTTCTTCGGTCTCAACCATACGCTTCGCAGCTTTGATAGTTGTCGCCAACCCCATCACTTCAAGTTTATGGAAGATAAACGGCTTGAATAATTCAAGCGCCATTTTCTTTGGCAGTCCACATTGATGTAATCTTAATTGCGGACCAACAACGATTACGGAACGACCAGAATAATCGACGCGCTTACCCAGCAAGTTCTGACGGAAACGACCACCCTTACCCTTGATCATATCGGCCAAGGATTTTAACGGACGCTTGTTGGCACCGGTCATTGCTTTGCCGCGACGACCGTTATCCAGCAATGAGTCCACCGCTTCTTGCAGCATGCGTTTTTCATTACGTACAATGATTTCCGGAGCCTTAAGCTCTAACAAACGCTTCAAACGATTATTACGGTTAATAACCCGACGATACAAATCATTCAAATCAGAGGTAGCAAAACGTCCACCATCCAGCGGCACTAATGGGCGGAGCTCTGGCGGCAATACGGGAAGAACTTCCAGTACCATCCACTCAGGTTTTATACCTGATTTTTGGAACGCTTCGATGACTTTCAAACGCTTGGCAAGTTTTTTAATCTTGGTATCTGAACCGGTTTTCGCCATATCTGCGCGAATAACTTCTGCCTCAGAAATAATATCGATACTTTTCAGCAGCTCACGAACACCTTCCGCACCCATGCTTGCTTTAAACTCATCACCATACTCTTCAACTTTGGCCAGATAATCATCTTCGGTCAACAGTTGTGAACGGTTCAGCGGAGTCATACCCGGATCTGTTACAACGTATGCTTCAAAATACAACACACGCTCGATATCGCGCAATGTCATATCCAGAACCATACCCAGGCGGGAAGGCAATGATTTGAGGAACCAGATATGAGCAACCGGACTGGCTAACTCGATATGGCCCATACGCTCGCGACGAACCTTGGATAAAGTGACTTCTACGCCACATTTCTCACAAATAACACCGCGGTGCTTTAGTCGCTTATATTTGCCACACAGGCATTCATAATCCTTGACTGGGCCAAATATTTTGGCGCAGAACAAACCATCACGCTCCGGCTTGAAGGTGCGATAGTTAATGGTTTCTGGCTTTTTAACTTCACCATACGACCAGGTACGAATTTTTTCAGGTGACGCGAGACCAATTTTGATCGCGTCAAATTCTTCTTCTTGAGTGACTTGTTTAAATAAGTCGAGCAATGCTTTCATAGTTCTCTCCAATGAGGCGCGAGCAAAAGAGGGGCGCGCCAATCACCCCTCATCGCATCAATAACGCTCGAGATCAATATCAATTGCCAAGGAACGGATTTCTTTCACTAATACGTTGAAAGATTCTGGCATACCAGCATCGATCTTATGTTCACCCTTAACGATGTTCTCATAGACCTTGGTACGACCAGTTACGTCATCAGACTTAACTGTCAACATTTCCTGCAAGATGTAAGAAGCGCCATACGCTTCCAGTGCCCATACTTCCATCTCACCAAAACGCTGACCACCGAACTGCGCTTTACCGCCAAGTGGTTGCTGTGTCACCAGACTGTATGGTCCTGTGGAACGAGCATGCATCTTATCATCTACCAGGTGATGCAATTTCAGCACATGCATATAACCGACAGTGACTTTGCGATCAAACGCTTCGCCAGTACGGCCATCAAACAAAGTAATCTGACCGCTGCGTGGCAATCCGGCCAACTCCAGCATGCCTTTGATTTCTTCTTCAGCGGCACCGTCAAATACCGGTGTCGCAAATGGCACACCTTGTCGCAGGTTACGTGCCAGCTCAATCACTTCATCATCACTAAAGCTGGCTATATCTTCCTGCTTACCGGTTGAGTTATAGATTTTGGTGAGAAACTCACGCACTTCAGACACGTGCTTTTGAGCCTGAAGCATTTCATCAATTTTTTTACCCAGACCTTTAGCTGCCCAACCCAAATGTGTCTCAAGAATCTGACCGACGTTCATACGGGATGGAACGCCCAGTGGATTAAGTACGATATCCATAGGTGTGCCGTCAGCAGTGAATGGCATATCTTCAATTGGAACAATCTTGGATACAACACCCTTGTTACCGTGACGTCCTGCCATCTTGTCACCAGGTTGTAAACGACGTTTTACCGCCACGTACACTTTAACCATTTTCTGCACGCCTGGTTGCAATTCGTCACCAGCAGTGAGTTTTTTCTTCTTTTCTTCAAACATTGCGTCGAACTCAAGACGCTTCTGATCGAGACTATCCTTCAAAGACTCCATCTGACGACTAGCTTCATCATCAACTAGACGAATATCAAACCAGTCATAACGACTAATACTGTCCAGATACTCTTGAGTGATAGCAGTATCTTTAGCCAGCTTTTTAGGGCCGCCTTTGGCAACTTTATTTAATACTAAACGTTGTAAGCGTGAGAAGGTATCGTTATCAACGATACGCATACGGTCAGCCATATCTTTCTTGTATTCAGCCAACTGATCTTCAATGATCTGTTTAGCACGCGCATCACGTTCAATACCCTCACGGGTGAATACCTGTACGTCAATGACTGTACCAGCCATGCCTGACGGCACACGTAAAGATGTATCCTTAACATCAGAAGCTTTTTCACCGAAAATTGCACGCAGTAATTTCTCTTCTGGTGTCAATTGAGTTTCACCTTTAGGCGTAACTTTACCAACCAGCACATCTCCTGCTTCAACTTCAGCGCCGATAAAGCAAATACCAGAATCATCAAGGCGGTTAAGCATACGCTCTGACAGATTTGATATGTCACGCGTAATTTCTTCAGCACCAAGTTTGGTATCACGTGCAACAACAGTGAGTTCTTCGATATGAATAGAAGTGTAACGATCATCCGCTACCACCTTCTCGGATATCAGAATCGAATCCTCAAAGTTAAATCCGTTCCACGGCATAAATGCCACCAGAAGATTCTGACCTAAAGCCAATTCACCCATATCTGTTGACGCACCGTCAGCGATAACGTCACCGCGAGACAACTTGTCACCAACTTTGACCAAAGGCCGTTGGTTGATATTTGTATTCTGGTTCGAGCGGGTGTACTTGATTAGCGTGTAAATATCCACACCAACTTCACCAGCTTTGGTTTCGTCATCGTTAACTCGTACAACTACACGACCTGCATCAACGTAATCGACAATACCACCACGACGAGCCTGCACGGTCGTGCCTGAGTCAACTGCAGCGGTACGCTCAATACCCGTACCAACCAGTGACTTTTCTGCACGCAAGCAAGGAACAGCCTGTCGTTGCATGTTTGAACCCATCAACGCGCGGTTCGCGTCATCGTGCTCAAGGAACGGAATCAATGAAGCCGCGACAGATACAATCTGCGATGGCGCCACGTCCATATACTCGATACGTTCCGGGCTAGCCAGCTCGAATTCATTTTTGAAACGGCAAGATACAATCTCACTAGTAAAGCGGCCTTCACCATCTAATTCAGCATTAGCCTGGGCGATAACATATTTACTTTCTTCAATCGCTGACAAATATTCAATCTTGTCAGTAACTTTGCCGTCTTCAACTTTACGATACGGGGTTTCCAGGAAACCATATTTGTTTGTTTGCGCAAACAAAGCCAAGGAGTTGATCAGACCGATGTTTGGACCTTCCGGTGTTTCAATCGGGCACACACGGCCATAGTGAGTTGGATGCACGTCACGCACTTCGAAACCAGCACGCTCACGCGTCAAACCACCGGGTCCTAACGCGGAAACACGTCTTTTATGGGTAATTTCAGACAATGGGTTAGTCTGATCCATAAACTGGGACAATTGACTCGAGCCAAAAAACTCTTTGATAGCGGCCGAAACAGGTTTGGCATTTATCAAATCATGTGGCATCAGGTTTTCAGATTCAGCCTGGGACAAACGCTCTTTGACAGCGCGTTCTACCCGAACTAGACCAGCACGGAATTGATTCTCGGCCAACTCACCAACGCTACGCACACGGCGGTTACCCAAGTGATCAATATCGTCAATCTCACCACGACCATTACGCAATTCAACCAGAATCTTGATGACAGAAACGATATCTTCTGTGGAAAGCACAGCAGAACCTTCCAGCTCATCGCGACCAATGCGGCGGTTGAACTTCATCCGGCCGACAGCTGATAAATCATAACGCTCTTCACTGAAGAACAAACCTGCAAACAAAGCCTCGACTGATTCTTCAGTAGGCGGCTCGCCTGGACGCATCATTCGATAAATAGCTACGCGTGCAGCGTATTGATCAGGTGTATCGTCAGAACGCAGGGTTGCAGAAATGTAAGCCCCCTGATCCAGATCGTTTACGTACAGGGTATTAATTTGTTCAACATTTGCATCAATCAGTTTTGCTAACGAAACTTCCGTAAGCTCATCATTTGCATTTGCAATGATTTCACCAGTTGCCTTATCGACAACATTTTTGGCAAGCACGCGTCCCATCAAAAAGTCTTCTGGCACAGCAATCTGTGTCAGACCTGATTCCTGCATGGTACGGATATGCTTCACAGTAATACGCTTGTCTTTAGGGACAATTACAGCGCCTGTTTTGTCGACGATGTCAAAGCGTGCAATTTCACCGCGCATGCGATCAGGTACTAATTCAAAACGTATGACTTTTGCACTTAACTGGAACGAGTCTGTAGTAAAAAATTCGGACAGAATCTGCTCGTTGTTATAACCAAGCGATTTTAGCAATGTGCTGACCGGCATTTTACGGCGACGGTCAATACGGAAATACAGATAGTCCTTGGCATCGAATTCAAAATCAAGCCATGAACCACGGTAAGGAATGATACGAGCCGAAAATAGCAGTTTGCCAGAGCTATGGGTTTTGCCGCGGTCGTGTTCAAAAAACACACCAGGTGAGCGATGCAACTGGGAAACAATAACACGTTCCGTGCCATTGATTATGAACGAACCAGTAGGTGTCATCAGCGGCATTTCGCCCATGTACACTTCTTGTTCTTTAACTTCTTTTACTGTTGGTTTTGAAGCTTCACGATCCATTATCGTCAAGCGAACTTTAGCGCGTAACGGGGAAGCATAAGTCAACCCCCGTTGCTGGCATTCAACCATGTCAAATGCTGGCTCGCCCAGCACGTAACTTACGAAATCCAGTTTTGCATTACCAGAATGACTGGTAATTGGGAAAATAGATGAAAAGGCTGCTTGCAAGCCTTCATTTGCACGCTTCTCAGGTGAAATATCTTCCTGTAGAAATGCACGAA containing:
- the rpoC gene encoding DNA-directed RNA polymerase subunit beta': MKALLDLFKQVTQEEEFDAIKIGLASPEKIRTWSYGEVKKPETINYRTFKPERDGLFCAKIFGPVKDYECLCGKYKRLKHRGVICEKCGVEVTLSKVRRERMGHIELASPVAHIWFLKSLPSRLGMVLDMTLRDIERVLYFEAYVVTDPGMTPLNRSQLLTEDDYLAKVEEYGDEFKASMGAEGVRELLKSIDIISEAEVIRADMAKTGSDTKIKKLAKRLKVIEAFQKSGIKPEWMVLEVLPVLPPELRPLVPLDGGRFATSDLNDLYRRVINRNNRLKRLLELKAPEIIVRNEKRMLQEAVDSLLDNGRRGKAMTGANKRPLKSLADMIKGKGGRFRQNLLGKRVDYSGRSVIVVGPQLRLHQCGLPKKMALELFKPFIFHKLEVMGLATTIKAAKRMVETEEPVVWDILEDVIREHPVMLNRAPTLHRLGIQAFEPILIEGKAIQLHPLVCAAFNADFDGDQMAVHVPLSLEAQMEARTLMLASNNVLSPANGEPIIVPSQDIVLGLYYMTRERVNALGEGMMFANVDEVSRAYESRQVELNAKVTVRIKEAYYDEQGERAEKLTRYETTIGRALLSEILPIGLSFTHVNKILKKKEISKLINVSFRRCGLRQTVILADKLMYTGFTYATRGGMSICVDDMLIPTQKQDIISASEKEVQEIEAQYTSGLVTQGERYNKVVDIWGRAGDQVAKAMMTQLGSEPVVTRDGVETTQESFNAIYMMADSGARGSAAQIRQLAGMRGLMAKPDGSIIETPITANFREGLNVLQYFISTHGARKGLADTALKTANSGYLTRRLVDVTQDLVVIEDDCGTREGLVLKALVEGGEVIEPLRERVLGRVTALDVIHPETGETVIEAGVMLDEDMVEQIEALDIDEVKVRTALTCDTRYGLCAKCYGRDLGRGYLVNVGEAVGVIAAQSIGEPGTQLTMRTFHIGGAASRSAAASQLESKSAGVATFSPAMRYVTSAKGEAIAIARSGEIVIMGDNGRERERHKVPYGATLTVKDGDKIKAGQVMAMWDPHTRPIITEYAGRVRFENVEEGSTVAKQIDDVTGLSTLVVIDPKRRVGAASKGLRPQVKLLDENGMEIKVTATEMSVNITFQIGSIITVKDGQDVGVGEVLARIPQETSKTRDITGGLPRVAELFEARSPKDAGVLAPVTGTVSFGKDTKGKQRLVITDLDGMAHEYLIPKEKHVTAHDGQVVNKGELIVDGPADPHDILALKGVEALSRYITDEVQDVYRLQGVKINDKHIEVIVRQMLRRVSVVDAGSTKFIQGEQVERAELLIENEKVIAEGKEPATFDYVLLGITKASLSTDSFISAASFQETTRVLTEAAIMGKRDELRGLKENVIVGRLIPAGTGLAYHNTRRMQKLGLDIATESDIFESPEVVDSE
- the rpoB gene encoding DNA-directed RNA polymerase subunit beta, whose translation is MSYSFTEKKRIRKSFAKRANILQVPFLLATQLDSFRAFLQEDISPEKRANEGLQAAFSSIFPITSHSGNAKLDFVSYVLGEPAFDMVECQQRGLTYASPLRAKVRLTIMDREASKPTVKEVKEQEVYMGEMPLMTPTGSFIINGTERVIVSQLHRSPGVFFEHDRGKTHSSGKLLFSARIIPYRGSWLDFEFDAKDYLYFRIDRRRKMPVSTLLKSLGYNNEQILSEFFTTDSFQLSAKVIRFELVPDRMRGEIARFDIVDKTGAVIVPKDKRITVKHIRTMQESGLTQIAVPEDFLMGRVLAKNVVDKATGEIIANANDELTEVSLAKLIDANVEQINTLYVNDLDQGAYISATLRSDDTPDQYAARVAIYRMMRPGEPPTEESVEALFAGLFFSEERYDLSAVGRMKFNRRIGRDELEGSAVLSTEDIVSVIKILVELRNGRGEIDDIDHLGNRRVRSVGELAENQFRAGLVRVERAVKERLSQAESENLMPHDLINAKPVSAAIKEFFGSSQLSQFMDQTNPLSEITHKRRVSALGPGGLTRERAGFEVRDVHPTHYGRVCPIETPEGPNIGLINSLALFAQTNKYGFLETPYRKVEDGKVTDKIEYLSAIEESKYVIAQANAELDGEGRFTSEIVSCRFKNEFELASPERIEYMDVAPSQIVSVAASLIPFLEHDDANRALMGSNMQRQAVPCLRAEKSLVGTGIERTAAVDSGTTVQARRGGIVDYVDAGRVVVRVNDDETKAGEVGVDIYTLIKYTRSNQNTNINQRPLVKVGDKLSRGDVIADGASTDMGELALGQNLLVAFMPWNGFNFEDSILISEKVVADDRYTSIHIEELTVVARDTKLGAEEITRDISNLSERMLNRLDDSGICFIGAEVEAGDVLVGKVTPKGETQLTPEEKLLRAIFGEKASDVKDTSLRVPSGMAGTVIDVQVFTREGIERDARAKQIIEDQLAEYKKDMADRMRIVDNDTFSRLQRLVLNKVAKGGPKKLAKDTAITQEYLDSISRYDWFDIRLVDDEASRQMESLKDSLDQKRLEFDAMFEEKKKKLTAGDELQPGVQKMVKVYVAVKRRLQPGDKMAGRHGNKGVVSKIVPIEDMPFTADGTPMDIVLNPLGVPSRMNVGQILETHLGWAAKGLGKKIDEMLQAQKHVSEVREFLTKIYNSTGKQEDIASFSDDEVIELARNLRQGVPFATPVFDGAAEEEIKGMLELAGLPRSGQITLFDGRTGEAFDRKVTVGYMHVLKLHHLVDDKMHARSTGPYSLVTQQPLGGKAQFGGQRFGEMEVWALEAYGASYILQEMLTVKSDDVTGRTKVYENIVKGEHKIDAGMPESFNVLVKEIRSLAIDIDLERY